CTGAAGCGTCGCTGCCAGCGTACTCTTGCCCGTTCCCATCACGCCACCCAGCAGGAGCAGGGTCTGCTGGTTCAGGCCGCTGGCATAGTGGGCCGCTAGCGTAAAGAGGGCCTGCGCCTGTGTGCGCGCCGCCTCACGCTGCTCCACCGGCGCTTCTGGCTCATCCATCAGAAATGCCTGTACTTTTCCACGCACATAAGCCCGATAGCAGGCATAAAAGGGCAGCAGTTCGCGCAAGGAGTCATCGCCACTCGCGCGCCCATAGGCCTCGGCAAAGGCGCGGGCCAGATCAGACCGACCTGCCGCCTCCAGGTCCATCAGCAGAAAGGCGACCTCGCCCGCGACATCTCCATAGCGGAACCGCTCATTGAATTCGATCCCGTCAATCACGGCCAGGTGATGGCTGCCATCTGCGCGCTGCCCCAGCACATAGACATGCTGCAAGCGCAGGTCGCCATGACAGTCCCGAATGCGCCCTGCCTGCCTCCGAGACGCAAACAGCCGCTGGCGCTCCTGAAGAAAGCGCCGAACCGCCGCCGTGAGCTGCTCATACGTCACCGCCTCCAGCGCCCGCCCGAGATAGGGACGGGTTTGCGCGAAGTTTTCTTCCCAGTTGCGAGTGATCACGACCTGCTCGCCAAAGGCGGTGATCTCCTCGGTAGGCGGGACGCTGGCATGAAAAGCCGCCATGTATTCCGCCACTGCTCCCAGGAGCCGGGGGGTGGCGGTGCCACGGCGTACCTGCGCCTCCAGCATCGCGTCATCGGGCAGGCGCCGCATGACCACCGCGTAGTCTACGACCGTCCCGCCATCGAACTGGGCGCCTGGCTCCGGGACGTGTTCCGGCGGCAGCGTCGGGCCGAACCGCACCCGGCCATCCGCCGCCATCAGGACTGGCGCAATCCCCAGGTAGACATCAGCAGCCAGGCGCACGTTGAGGCGC
The DNA window shown above is from Ktedonobacterales bacterium and carries:
- a CDS encoding AAA family ATPase; protein product: MPGAEERAPAEQAAPDFAALLKALARPDAFPLAVPEPIPVIQTHASAVVLAGEYAYKLKKPKNFGFFDYSTPALRRHFCQEEVRLNVRLAADVYLGIAPVLMAADGRVRFGPTLPPEHVPEPGAQFDGGTVVDYAVVMRRLPDDAMLEAQVRRGTATPRLLGAVAEYMAAFHASVPPTEEITAFGEQVVITRNWEENFAQTRPYLGRALEAVTYEQLTAAVRRFLQERQRLFASRRQAGRIRDCHGDLRLQHVYVLGQRADGSHHLAVIDGIEFNERFRYGDVAGEVAFLLMDLEAAGRSDLARAFAEAYGRASGDDSLRELLPFYACYRAYVRGKVQAFLMDEPEAPVEQREAARTQAQALFTLAAHYASGLNQQTLLLLGGVMGTGKSTLAATLQRESGWALCSSDATRKRLAGLHPTHPQAAAFGQGLYSRDWTRRTYQALLKEAATLLTSGRSVVLDAAFGRRAQRQAAAQVAAVQGARAIFIECVCPPEVALGRLAQRWAARVAGEWQASAEASQASDGRPALYERQRAQWEDFSAEQEPGLTHRYVETAGVLAASMEQALAALAMPRFACWL